From Mycobacterium colombiense CECT 3035:
ACACCACCGCGGTGCTCTACGAGGGCGATCCCGCCGCCCTGGCCAGGGCGATCGCCGAGCGACTGGCGACCATCGAGCCGCTGCCCACCGACGACGAGCGGGCGAGCCTGCCCACCCAGCCCGTCGAGAAGGCGCGCGCCCTGGCTAACTTCTTGGCGGCCAAGGCCGCCGGGTCGACCCCGCTGCTCGGCGCCGATCAGGTGGTCGCCGATCTCGGGGACGGCTACGCCGCGCTGCGGCCCGCCGTCCATCTGCTGGCCGGACCCGACGCGGACAGGCTCAACCTCGAACTGCCCTTCCCGTGTGTGTGGGTGTCGGGCTGGACGCGCGAGGACGGGGTGCGGCCGTTGCGGCATTCGCTCGTCGTCACCGCGATCACCGGCGACGAGACGCTGATCGACGACCTCATCGCCGAGCCGACCGTTGGCAACGTCTACTGCGGACACCACCCGACGTGGTGGCACGCGCCGCACGTTCCGCACGACGGATTCCTGGCCGACGCCCTGATGCGCAACAAGGGCTTCATCAGGGAGTAGCCAGGAATCCCGGTCGGGCCGTTACTCCCCGAAGCTGCCGTGCGGCGACGCGACCGACTGTGCGCCGGGCCCGCCGGAGCCGAGGTGGCTGGAGGCGAAGGCGACGCCTTTGTCGATCATCGCGCCGTCGTCGGCGTACGTGTCGTGCGCCGCGAAGTTCATCCCGTCGGAGCACACCGGGTCCTCGGTGGCGCACACCTTGACCGTCTTGTCTTGGTAGAGCGGGCCGATAACCACGGGGGGCTCGTTGAGGAAGTTCATCGCCCGCACGTTGGGCATGCCGAACAGCACGACCGAGGAGACGTGGCTGGCGACGTCGGGGGACAGCGGCTTGGGAACGGTGTTGGGGTCGATGCCGTCGGGCACCGACGCCGAGGTGACGAACCCCATCACGGCCGCGCCCTGCGAGTAGCCGCCGAGCACCATCTTGGTGTTGGGGCAGTCGTGGGCCATCGAATTGATGTGGGCGCCCGCGTCTCTGATGCCGTCGATGCCGGTATCCCATTGGTCACTGGCGGGGTAGTTGACCGGATACACGTCAAAGGACCGCCCACCGACGCGCTGGTGTAGCGCGTCGACGAAGGCCTGACCGGTGGGGCCGACACCCGGGGCTTCGCCGGTGCCGCGGGCGAACACCACTTGCACGTCCGGACACTGGGCCGAGGCCGACGGGATAACGGAAGTGGACAAGGCCGACACGGCCATGCCCGACGCTGCGAGAACTGCTGCTGAACCGAGGGAACGAAGTAATTGACGCGCAATCATGCCGCCATTGTGCCCAGCCGACACGCCCGTTAAACACAGGAAACACCGAAATTACTGTGTTCTCATAAAATAACCGCCGCTGATGCGGACGGGCTGAGATTGGTTGCGCGCGGCGAGCATCCGGCGCGGGCGCTCGGCCCGCGTGCGCGCACTCGTGGCCTGGGGACCCCCGGCAGCCGTCTCGGCCGGGGTGGAGCGCGAGCCCGGACTGCAATGTGGTCTGCTACTTGTAGTTTGAGTCGGGGGCACGGTGAAGCAAGCGCCGACCCCGGCAAGGCGGCTCGAGTGAATGCGGCAGCGAAGTTGAACGCAATAGCGCAGGCCCTGAACGCGGTCACGGACCACGTGGCCAATCCGGCGCGGGTCTCGGACCCCGACAAGTTGCGCGGCGCCGTCCTCGGCAAGACCGTCCTGGTGACCGGAGCCTCCTACGGAATCGGCGAGGCGACCGCGCGCAGCCTGGCCGCCGCGGGGGCGACCGTCCTGGTGGTCGCCCGGTCCGAGGAACGGCTCTGTGACCTCACGGCGTCGATCAATGCCGGCGGGGGTCGCGCGGTCGCCTACCCGGCCGACCTCACCGACGAATCCGCGGTGAACACCCTGACCAAGCAGATCACCGAGGAGCACGGCCCGCTCGACATCGTGGTGAGCAACGCCGGCAAGTCATTACGCCGCTCGCTGCATGAGCAGTACGACCGGCCGCACGACTTTCAGCGCACCATCGACATCAACTACCTGGGGCCGGTGCGGCTGCTGCTCGGGCTGCTGCCGGCCATGCGCGCCAACGGCTCCGGGCAGATCGTGAACGTGTCGAGTGTCGGCGTGCGGGTGGCGCCGGGTCCGCAATGGGGTGCCTACCAGGCGTCCAAGGGCGCCTTCGACCGGTGGCTGCGCAGCGTCGCCCCCGAACTGCACACCGACGGCGTCGATGTCACCACCGTCTACTTCGCGCTGGTGCGCACCAGGATGATCGCGCCCACCCCGCTGCTGGGCAGCCTTCCCGGGCTGTCGCCGGACGAGGCCGCCGACGCCATCGCCAAGGCGATCATCGAGCGGCCGCGCACCATCGCGCCGCCCTGGGTGCTGCCGGCCGAGCTGGCCTCGGTGCTGCTGGCCGGGCCGGCTGACTACGCCGCGCGGCTGTGGCATCGCCGATTCTTGAGCCAGCCCGACCCCGACGAGGCCGACGATGACGAATGACCGCGTGGTCACCACCGCCGCCCGGGCCCTGCTGCGCTCGGGTCTGCTCACGCCGCCGGCCCCGCTCGCGGGTCTCCGGCTCCTGCGCGAGGCACGCCGGGGCGGCACCAATCCCTACACGCTGCTGGCGGTCACCACCGCACGGTGGCCCGACCGGACGGCGATCGTCGACGACGACGGCGCGCTGACCTACCGCCAGCTGCGGGACGTGACCGAGTCGCTGGCGCGGCGGCTGGCCGCCGACGGAGTTGCGCCCGGGCAGGCGGTCGGCGTGATGTGCCGCAACGGGCGAGGTTTCGTGGCGGGCGTTTTCGCCGCGGCCCTGCTGGGCGCCGACGTCGTGCCGATGAGCACGGAGTTCCGCAGCGATGCGCTGGCGGCCGCGATCCAGGCCCACCACATTTCGACAGTGGTCGCCGACGGCGAATTCGCCGAGCGGGTGCGGAGCGCGGACGAGGCGGTCGCCACGGTCGACCCGGCGACGGTCGGCACCGACGGGGCGCCCGCCCGGACGTCGCCACCCCCGGCCGCATTGTGCTGCTGACCTCGGGCACCACCGGCAAACCCAAGGGTGTGCCGCGCACCCCGCAGATGCGCTCCGCGGTGGGCGTGTGGGTGACGATTCTGGATCGCACCCGGCTGCGCACCGGTTCGCGGGTTTCGGTGGCGATGCCGATGTTTCACGGGCTGGGGCTGGGCATGCTGATGCTCACCACCGCGCTAGGGGGCACCGTCCTGACGCGCCGTGAGTTCGACGCCGAGGCCGCGCTGGCGCAGGCGTCGCTGCACCGCGCCGACGCCTTCACCGCGGTGCCGGTCGTGCTCGCGCGAATCCTGGAGCTGCCCGAGCAGGTGCGTGCGCGAAACCCGCTGCCCTACTTGCGCACGGTGATCTCCAGCGGCGACCGCCTCGACCCCACCTTGGGCCAGCGGTTCATGGACGCCTACGGCGACATCCTCTACAACGGCTACGGCTCCACCGAAGTCGGCATCGGTGCGCTGGCCACGCCGGCGGACCTGCGCGAAGCCCCCGAAACCGTCGGAAGGCCCGTCGTCGGGTGCCCGGTGCGGATCTTCAACAAGAACGACAAGCCGGTCGGCCCGCGGGTCACCGGGCGGATCTTCGTCGGCGGCGAGTTGACCAGCGAGGGCTATACCGATGGCGCGGCGAAAGCCGTCATCGACGGCATGACCAGCACCGGCGACATGGGCTATCTGGACAACGCGGGCCGGCTCTTCATCGTCGGCCGCGAAGACGACATGATCATCTCCGGCGGCGAGAACGTGTATCCGCGTGCGGTCGAGAACGCGCTGGCCCAGCACCCCGCCATCGCCGACAACGTGGTCATCGGCGTCCCCGACGACCGGTTCGGTCAGCGCCTGGCGGCGTTCGTGGTCGCGCAGCCGGGCGGCGAGATCGACGAGGCCGAGCTGCGCGAGTACCTGAAGGGC
This genomic window contains:
- a CDS encoding cutinase family protein — translated: MIARQLLRSLGSAAVLAASGMAVSALSTSVIPSASAQCPDVQVVFARGTGEAPGVGPTGQAFVDALHQRVGGRSFDVYPVNYPASDQWDTGIDGIRDAGAHINSMAHDCPNTKMVLGGYSQGAAVMGFVTSASVPDGIDPNTVPKPLSPDVASHVSSVVLFGMPNVRAMNFLNEPPVVIGPLYQDKTVKVCATEDPVCSDGMNFAAHDTYADDGAMIDKGVAFASSHLGSGGPGAQSVASPHGSFGE
- a CDS encoding SDR family NAD(P)-dependent oxidoreductase; translated protein: MNAIAQALNAVTDHVANPARVSDPDKLRGAVLGKTVLVTGASYGIGEATARSLAAAGATVLVVARSEERLCDLTASINAGGGRAVAYPADLTDESAVNTLTKQITEEHGPLDIVVSNAGKSLRRSLHEQYDRPHDFQRTIDINYLGPVRLLLGLLPAMRANGSGQIVNVSSVGVRVAPGPQWGAYQASKGAFDRWLRSVAPELHTDGVDVTTVYFALVRTRMIAPTPLLGSLPGLSPDEAADAIAKAIIERPRTIAPPWVLPAELASVLLAGPADYAARLWHRRFLSQPDPDEADDDE